From the Conger conger chromosome 14, fConCon1.1, whole genome shotgun sequence genome, one window contains:
- the LOC133110678 gene encoding GTP-binding protein Rheb-like, translating into MPQPKCRKIAVLGYRSVGKSSLTIQFVEGQFVDSYDPTIENTFNKMVCLNGQDFNLQLVDTAGQDEYSIFPQSHSVDIHGYVLVYSVTSMKSFEVIQALHDKLLDMVGKIQVPTVLVGNKKDLHMERVIKPEEGKKLADSWGAAFMESSAKENQTAVDVFKRIILEMERADGNVTSEEKKCSVM; encoded by the exons ATGCCTCAACCGAAATGCAGGAAGATCGCCGTGTTGGGATACAGATCAGTAG GCAAATCTTCTCTTACAATCCAGTTCGTGGAGGGACAGTTTGTAGATTCTTATGACCCAACCATTGAGAACA CCTTCAATAAAATGGTGTGTCTCAATGGCCAGGACTTCAATCTGCAGTTGGTGGACACTGCAGGACAG GATGAATACTCCATTTTCCCTCAGTCTCACTCTGTGGATATCCACGGCTATGTGCTGGTGTACTCTGTCACCTCCATGAAAAG TTTTGAAGTGATACAGGCCCTTCATGATAAGCTGCTGGACATGGTTGGGAAAATACA GGTGCCAACTGTTCTTGTTGGGAACAAAAAGGACCTTCACATGGAAAG GGTGATCAAACCCGAGGAGGGGAAGAAGTTGGCAGACTCCTGGGGTGCCGCATTCATGGAGTCTTCCGCCAAAGAGAACCAG ACCGCTGTGGACGTATTCAAGAGGATTATTTTGGAGATGGAGAGGGCGGATGGTAATGTTACCTCCGAGGAGAAGAAATGCTCAGTGATGTAG